The proteins below are encoded in one region of Rana temporaria chromosome 2, aRanTem1.1, whole genome shotgun sequence:
- the LOC120929066 gene encoding pre-miRNA 5'-monophosphate methyltransferase-like, producing MTLLFKACFNINLELSIGLYNHLLQPKGSSEALQDVHFLCCDIDPDLISRAKTGNPFPDTITFSSLDIMDTSSLDIFQKFLEKFGQARFDVGFCMSITMWIHLNHGDHGLVDFLKKLTTYIALCDYLLVEPQPWKCYRSAARRLRKLGRQDFDHFHTLAIRGDMTEEIINILTRHCNSRLVHRFGNTSWDRSLLLFKNKSTKLPS from the exons GAGCTCAGTATTGGTTTATATAACCATCTCTTACAACCAAAGGGGAGTTCGGAGGCCCTTCAAGATGTCCACTTCTTATGCTGTGACATTGACCCGGATCTGATCAGCAGAGCCAAGACTGGAAACCCCTTCCCCGATACCATCACATTCTCTTCTCTGGATATCATGGACACCTCATCACTGGACATCTTCCAAAAATTCCTGGAAAAGTTTGGCCAAGCCAGGTTTGACGTTGGATTTTGTATGTCAATAACCATGTGGATCCATCTAAATCATGGTGACCACGGACTGGTAGACTTCCTTAAGAAGCTAACAacttatatt gccctgtgTGACTATCTGCTAGTAGAGCCTCAGCCATGGAAGTGTTATAGGTCAGCGGCCCGGCGTCTCCGCAAGCTCGGGAGACAAGACTTTGATCACTTCCACACACTGGCCATCCGTGGAGATATGACAGAAGAAATCATTAACATCCTGACCAGACACTGCAATAGTCGGCTTGTTCATCGTTTTGGTAATACAAGTTGGGATCGAAGTCttttattgtttaaaaacaaATCAACAAAATTACCCAGCTag